One genomic region from Actinocatenispora thailandica encodes:
- a CDS encoding transglycosylase domain-containing protein yields the protein MRRQNSLLGDLASLLVCGVLAGIVVALLAFPGFGVSGLAVKSGTGVFTNSSDQLKIPPPPQNSYLYANDGKTLITTFYSDNRTPTTIDHIPTVMQHAIVAAEDTRFYQHHGVDPRGVVRALLANRSAGQVSEGASTLTMQYVRNVRIYSAKTPQELHAATEQSMARKIQEMRYALALERKLSKKQIMQGYLNIVYFGHQAYGIVAAARVYFDTTPDKLTLDQAALLAGVVKSPDAFDPESGAAGRKAALVRRSYVLDSMAKLHYISKAAAAKAKAAPIGLHPSSTPNGCTEVPSKHKDWGFFCDWFVQWWDQQKEFGATSAARENTLRTGGYKIVTSLDPKVQASARKASLAVYSKTNTKALPIAAIEPGSGRVVAMAVNRDYSLKKNPYGMKNRPNTVDQLVAGGGDVNGYQTGSTFKMFTMLAALESGLPLDTGFHAPSPLRTNYIAGNGYYSPVNDNPKWMDGYRTMWDGYGRSVNTYFVWLEQKIGAEKAVNMAKRLGIKFRAHTDAMYASKGRAHGWGAFTLGVAQTTPLDLANAYATVAAEGVYCKELPVESIVDARGHGSDAAKPQCHRAVSKDVARAATDAARCPVGQQGFYHKCNGGTAPEVGRMFGSRPLGGKTGSSETNATESFVGFTPQIAAAATACTPDNPWDSVGAGVSSSVDVAVAKTMLTALSGDPIRGFHQPSHHIAYG from the coding sequence GTGCGTCGACAGAATTCGCTGCTGGGTGACCTGGCTTCGTTGCTGGTCTGCGGGGTGCTCGCCGGCATCGTGGTGGCGCTGCTCGCGTTCCCCGGCTTCGGGGTCAGCGGCCTCGCGGTCAAGTCGGGCACCGGGGTGTTCACCAACAGTTCCGACCAGCTGAAGATCCCGCCGCCGCCGCAGAACTCCTACCTGTACGCGAACGACGGCAAGACGCTGATCACGACGTTCTACTCGGACAACCGGACGCCCACCACGATCGATCACATCCCGACGGTGATGCAGCACGCGATCGTGGCCGCCGAGGACACCAGGTTCTACCAGCACCACGGCGTCGACCCGCGCGGCGTGGTGCGGGCACTTCTGGCCAACCGCAGCGCCGGGCAGGTCTCCGAGGGCGCGTCGACACTGACCATGCAGTACGTGCGCAACGTGCGGATCTACTCGGCGAAGACGCCGCAGGAGCTGCACGCCGCCACCGAGCAGTCGATGGCCCGCAAGATCCAGGAGATGCGCTACGCGCTCGCGCTGGAGCGCAAGCTGTCCAAGAAGCAGATCATGCAGGGCTACCTGAACATCGTCTACTTCGGCCACCAGGCGTACGGGATCGTCGCGGCGGCGCGCGTCTACTTCGACACCACGCCGGACAAGCTGACGCTGGACCAGGCGGCGCTGTTGGCCGGCGTGGTCAAGTCGCCGGACGCGTTCGACCCGGAGTCCGGCGCCGCCGGGCGCAAGGCGGCGCTGGTGCGCCGTTCGTACGTGCTGGACTCGATGGCCAAGCTGCACTACATCAGCAAGGCGGCGGCGGCCAAGGCGAAGGCGGCGCCGATCGGGCTGCACCCGTCGAGCACGCCGAACGGCTGCACCGAGGTACCGAGCAAGCACAAGGACTGGGGCTTCTTCTGCGACTGGTTCGTGCAGTGGTGGGACCAGCAGAAGGAGTTCGGCGCGACCTCGGCGGCGCGGGAGAACACGCTGCGTACCGGCGGCTACAAGATCGTCACGTCGCTGGACCCGAAGGTGCAGGCCTCGGCGCGCAAGGCGTCGCTCGCGGTGTACTCGAAGACCAACACCAAGGCGCTGCCGATCGCCGCGATCGAACCCGGTAGCGGTCGGGTGGTGGCGATGGCGGTCAACCGCGACTACAGCCTGAAGAAGAACCCGTACGGGATGAAGAACCGGCCGAACACCGTGGACCAGCTGGTCGCCGGCGGTGGTGACGTCAACGGGTACCAGACCGGGTCGACGTTCAAGATGTTCACCATGCTCGCGGCGCTGGAATCCGGGCTGCCGCTGGACACCGGGTTCCACGCGCCGAGCCCGCTGCGTACCAACTACATCGCCGGCAACGGCTACTACTCGCCGGTGAACGACAACCCGAAGTGGATGGACGGCTACCGGACGATGTGGGACGGCTACGGCCGGTCGGTCAACACCTACTTCGTCTGGCTGGAGCAGAAGATCGGCGCCGAGAAGGCCGTGAACATGGCCAAGCGGCTCGGCATCAAGTTCCGGGCGCACACCGACGCGATGTACGCGTCCAAGGGTCGGGCGCACGGCTGGGGCGCCTTCACCCTGGGCGTCGCCCAGACCACCCCGCTGGACCTTGCGAACGCGTACGCGACGGTGGCCGCCGAGGGCGTCTACTGCAAGGAACTGCCGGTCGAGTCCATCGTGGACGCCCGGGGGCACGGGTCGGACGCGGCCAAGCCGCAGTGCCATCGCGCGGTGTCCAAGGACGTGGCCCGGGCGGCGACCGATGCGGCCCGCTGCCCGGTCGGCCAGCAGGGCTTCTACCACAAGTGCAACGGTGGAACGGCGCCCGAGGTGGGCCGGATGTTCGGCTCCCGGCCGCTCGGCGGCAAGACCGGAAGCTCGGAGACCAACGCGACCGAATCGTTCGTCGGGTTCACCCCGCAGATCGCCGCGGCGGCCACCGCCTGCACCCCGGACAATCCGTGGGACTCGGTCGGCGCCGGCGTCTCCTCGTCGGTGGACGTCGCCGTGGCGAAGACGATGCTCACCGCGCTGTCCGGCGACCCGATCCGCGGCTTCCACCAACCCTCGCACCACATCGCCTACGGCTGA
- a CDS encoding PRC-barrel domain-containing protein, translated as MIGIQDISQWKGAPVVGPDGGKIGTLESVYVDAATDEPMFAAVRLGLPGMRKIALVPLDGARVGRSDLQVPYDKGQIKNSPTLAVDEELPAEREPEIYAHYQLGYTPAPTSSGRRLARR; from the coding sequence ATGATCGGAATTCAGGACATCTCGCAGTGGAAGGGCGCACCGGTGGTGGGTCCAGACGGTGGGAAGATCGGCACGCTGGAGTCGGTCTACGTCGACGCCGCGACGGACGAACCGATGTTCGCGGCGGTCCGCCTCGGCCTGCCGGGGATGCGCAAGATCGCCCTGGTACCGCTGGACGGCGCCCGGGTGGGCCGCAGCGACCTGCAGGTGCCGTACGACAAGGGTCAGATCAAGAACTCGCCGACGCTGGCAGTGGACGAGGAGTTGCCCGCCGAGCGCGAGCCGGAGATCTACGCCCACTACCAGCTGGGATACACCCCGGCCCCGACATCGTCCGGGCGCCGCCTCGCCCGCCGCTGA